Proteins encoded in a region of the Deltaproteobacteria bacterium genome:
- a CDS encoding NADH:ubiquinone oxidoreductase codes for MAGRGRKRAKAAFFSFTSCEGCQLMVLSCERELPELVDMVDIVDFREAKSSRSDDYDIAFVEGSITRAREAERLEEIRRNAEVVVALGACSSTGGLNLLKNRFSMDEVRRMVYGDKAHLFDTMEARPIEDFIDVDVRLHGCPISKKEFLGAVKDLLLGKVPAQTGHPVCAECKKAGNVCVFELGRSCMGPVTRAGCDAVCVSYGTWCWGCRGPVDDANGSAHMETLARHGLTVEEALRLFDLYGRPESRDVKDGER; via the coding sequence ATGGCGGGCAGAGGAAGAAAGAGAGCGAAGGCGGCCTTCTTCTCCTTCACATCTTGCGAGGGCTGCCAGCTCATGGTCCTCAGTTGCGAGCGCGAGCTGCCTGAGCTCGTCGACATGGTGGATATCGTCGATTTCCGCGAGGCCAAGAGCTCAAGGAGCGACGACTACGACATAGCCTTTGTCGAGGGGAGCATCACCAGGGCCCGCGAGGCGGAAAGACTCGAGGAGATACGGCGCAACGCCGAGGTCGTCGTGGCCCTCGGCGCCTGCTCTTCCACGGGCGGGCTCAACCTTCTCAAGAACCGCTTCTCCATGGACGAGGTGCGCCGCATGGTCTACGGCGACAAGGCGCACCTCTTCGACACCATGGAGGCCCGTCCCATAGAGGACTTCATCGACGTGGACGTGAGGCTCCACGGCTGCCCCATATCGAAGAAAGAATTCCTCGGGGCGGTGAAGGACCTGCTGCTCGGCAAGGTCCCGGCGCAGACAGGCCACCCGGTCTGCGCGGAGTGCAAGAAGGCGGGCAACGTCTGCGTCTTCGAACTCGGGCGGAGCTGCATGGGACCGGTAACGCGGGCCGGCTGCGACGCCGTCTGCGTAAGTTACGGCACATGGTGCTGGGGCTGCCGCGGTCCCGTCGACGACGCCAACGGCAGCGCCCACATGGAGACGCTCGCACGCCACGGCCTGACGGTCGAAGAGGCCCTCAGGCTCTTCGACCTCTACGGCCGTCCCGAATCGCGGGACGTGAAAGACGGGGAAAGATGA